The Toxoplasma gondii ME49 chromosome III, whole genome shotgun sequence genome includes a window with the following:
- a CDS encoding ribosomal protein L11, putative (encoded by transcript TGME49_254380), with translation MSVVGRFRLIVPAATAKPSPAIGQTLGPLGINMMQFCKEFNARTANVRPEVPLQVTIVPLTDRSYKFSIRAPSNIWFLLRTARCPMGSESPGHQSVGNVTLKEIYHIARCKSMDWPLIGMSLRGICRSLIGTARASGIEISKEILPAYHKRDYTDVQALDSMRKDMRQRKKAAKRAATKK, from the exons atgTCCGTCGTTGGAAGATTCCGGCTGATCGTCCCTGCAGCGACGGCGAAACCGTCGCCTGCGATTGGTCAGACTCTCGGTCCGCTGG GCATTAACATGATGCAGTTCTGCAAAGAATTCAACGCTCGCACTGCCAACGTTCGCCCGGAGGTTCCGCTTCAAGTGACTATCGTTCCTCTGACCGACAG GTCCTACAAATTCAGCATTCGCGCCCCAAGCAACATTTGGTTTCTCCTGCGAACGGCGCGGTGCCCGATGGGCAGCGAATCTCCTGGCCACCAGAGTGTCGGAAACGTCACCCTGAAGGAG ATCTACCATATTGCCAGGTGCAAAAGCATGGACTGGCCTCTCATCGGCATGTCCCTCCGTGGCATTTGTCGATCTCTTATCGGCACCGCTCGCGCTTCAGGCATAGAG ATAAGCAAAGAGATTTTGCCTGCGTACCACAAGCGGGACTACACGGATGTTCAGGCTCTTGACAGCATGCGCAAAGACATGCgtcagagaaagaaagcagcgaaGCGAGCCGCCACAAAGAAGTGA